In a genomic window of bacterium:
- a CDS encoding peptidase, translating into MTDETQTPPGAMQAEPPVLSTTSHWERSTVRTAWVFATLSFFPFALLAVVLRPEHLSPWTLMPVAVAGAVGVYAAMTRKVHRRRALLASPFPGDWEEVLQRDVVFFRTLEPAEQTRFRRELQVFLGEKRVTGIGTQVDTTTRVLAGASAIIPIFGFPEWEWDQINEVLIYPSRFDEDFSFGKGRGKNTLGMVGTGAMNRLMILVKPDLLQGFRNPGDKHNVGLHEFAHLVDKSDGSVDGTPAVGLDRQSIGPWIELVRRKMAEIDRGESDINPYALTNEAEFFAVASEYFFERPGVMKKKHPELYTMLEQVFRQNLYSRISEFASERKRGRPSFGRNSPCPCGSGRKYKKCCLRRAES; encoded by the coding sequence ATGACAGACGAAACACAGACTCCACCTGGAGCGATGCAAGCCGAGCCGCCGGTGTTGAGCACCACCTCGCACTGGGAGCGAAGCACGGTCCGCACCGCATGGGTTTTCGCTACGCTGTCTTTCTTCCCCTTTGCGCTCCTGGCGGTCGTGTTGCGACCCGAGCACCTCTCGCCCTGGACGCTGATGCCGGTGGCGGTCGCCGGGGCGGTCGGGGTGTACGCCGCGATGACCCGCAAGGTCCATCGCCGGCGCGCTCTGCTCGCCAGCCCCTTCCCCGGCGACTGGGAGGAGGTCCTGCAACGCGATGTGGTCTTCTTTCGCACCCTCGAGCCGGCGGAGCAAACTCGGTTCCGACGCGAGCTTCAGGTCTTCCTGGGAGAGAAACGCGTGACCGGCATCGGAACTCAGGTCGACACCACGACTCGGGTGCTGGCCGGGGCTAGCGCGATCATCCCGATCTTCGGCTTCCCCGAGTGGGAATGGGACCAGATCAACGAGGTGCTGATCTATCCTTCGCGCTTCGACGAAGACTTCTCATTCGGCAAGGGTAGGGGCAAGAACACACTGGGCATGGTGGGAACGGGCGCGATGAACCGATTGATGATCCTGGTCAAGCCGGATCTCTTGCAAGGTTTCCGCAATCCGGGCGACAAGCACAACGTCGGGCTGCACGAGTTCGCCCATCTGGTCGACAAATCAGACGGCTCGGTAGACGGCACCCCGGCCGTCGGGCTCGACCGGCAGTCGATCGGGCCCTGGATCGAGCTCGTGCGACGCAAGATGGCGGAGATCGATCGCGGGGAGTCCGACATCAATCCCTACGCCTTGACCAACGAGGCGGAGTTCTTCGCCGTCGCCAGCGAGTACTTCTTCGAGCGCCCGGGCGTGATGAAGAAGAAACACCCCGAGCTCTACACAATGCTCGAACAAGTCTTCCGGCAGAACCTCTACTCGAGGATCAGCGAGTTCGCTTCCGAGCGCAAGCGGGGACGGCCCAGCTTCGGCCGCAACTCCCCGTGCCCGTGCGGCAGCGGGCGCAAGTACAAGAAATGCTGCCTGCGACGAGCCGAAAGCTAG
- a CDS encoding alpha/beta fold hydrolase: MPRILLVLAAVAVLAPPPPALAAGFEEEIVSFPTHDGLVLEGIVSYPKKGEGPFPAMLLIHGSGLHDADLTIDVPDWNLTHGEQRLFRGLARYFSRRGITVLRYNKRGASFDHQDDQPELLIDSTLEDLIRDAESAYTALVDHPMADPQRMAVYGHSEGSIIAPRVGRRVDGAKLVVLVASISSDFEELLHFQTVEIFRIFLELAADENGDGFVTLEETDRLDGNWGLGSTWIGGIAPVLYTLVTRPDNTVFVNNLNPSTDTDGNGRLNIEDEVLPVLERVFRDQLRAWRSGAAEGRLGQSLFRAKPNHKVISKVRTPILFCQGELDAQTPVTETLDLIEALESKGRDHEVLLFPKLGHSLSKPDDFFKEDGGLTILDNPTLNAMKKSTMRKILKRVKALLR; this comes from the coding sequence ATGCCGCGAATCCTCCTCGTGCTGGCCGCGGTCGCCGTTCTGGCCCCGCCACCCCCGGCGCTGGCCGCCGGTTTTGAGGAAGAGATCGTCTCCTTCCCGACCCACGACGGCTTGGTGCTCGAGGGTATCGTCTCCTACCCCAAGAAGGGTGAGGGTCCGTTCCCAGCGATGCTGCTCATCCACGGCAGCGGCCTTCACGATGCCGATCTCACGATCGATGTTCCCGACTGGAACCTCACCCACGGAGAGCAGCGGCTGTTTCGTGGCTTGGCCCGCTATTTCAGTCGCCGTGGGATCACCGTGCTGCGCTACAACAAGCGGGGCGCCAGCTTCGACCACCAGGACGACCAGCCGGAGCTCCTGATCGACTCGACCCTCGAGGACCTGATTCGCGACGCCGAGAGTGCCTACACAGCGCTGGTGGACCATCCCATGGCAGACCCCCAGAGGATGGCCGTCTATGGCCACTCCGAAGGCTCGATCATCGCTCCCAGAGTCGGGCGCCGAGTCGACGGCGCCAAGCTGGTAGTGCTGGTCGCGTCGATCTCCTCGGACTTCGAGGAACTCCTGCACTTCCAGACTGTCGAGATCTTCCGCATCTTCCTTGAGCTGGCGGCGGATGAAAACGGTGACGGTTTCGTGACCCTGGAGGAGACCGACCGGCTGGACGGCAACTGGGGCCTCGGCTCGACCTGGATCGGCGGCATAGCACCGGTTCTCTATACCCTCGTCACTCGGCCTGACAACACGGTCTTTGTGAACAACCTCAACCCGAGTACCGACACCGACGGCAACGGGCGGCTGAACATCGAAGACGAGGTCCTGCCAGTGCTAGAGCGGGTCTTCCGGGACCAACTGAGGGCATGGCGCTCCGGCGCGGCCGAGGGCCGCTTGGGACAGTCGCTGTTTCGGGCGAAGCCCAATCACAAGGTGATCTCGAAAGTCCGGACCCCGATCCTCTTCTGTCAGGGTGAGCTCGATGCCCAGACGCCGGTGACGGAGACCTTGGACCTGATCGAGGCGCTGGAATCGAAGGGCCGCGACCACGAAGTGCTCCTGTTCCCCAAGCTGGGACACTCGCTGTCGAAGCCCGACGATTTCTTCAAAGAGGACGGCGGCTTGACCATCCTCGACAATCCGACGCTCAACGCAATGAAGAAGTCGACGATGCGCAAGATCTTGAAGAGGGTGAAGGCGCTTCTGCGCTAG
- a CDS encoding DoxX family membrane protein, translated as MSKAVLGARIVLGLIFTVFGLNGFFNFIPLPEMSEGANNFLGALAASGYMFPVIKITEIVCGVLLLIGRWVPLALTVLAPVVLNIVLFHVFLEPSPDGLFVPILSVALGVFLARSYGSSFAGVLKGGAQPD; from the coding sequence ATGAGCAAAGCAGTTCTTGGAGCGAGAATCGTCCTTGGCCTGATCTTCACCGTTTTCGGACTCAATGGGTTCTTCAACTTCATCCCGTTGCCGGAGATGTCTGAGGGCGCGAACAACTTCCTCGGGGCGCTGGCAGCGAGTGGCTACATGTTTCCGGTTATCAAGATCACAGAGATCGTCTGTGGCGTGCTCTTGCTCATCGGACGCTGGGTGCCGCTGGCGCTGACGGTTCTGGCGCCGGTCGTTCTCAACATCGTTCTGTTTCACGTCTTCCTGGAACCGAGCCCGGATGGGCTGTTCGTGCCCATTCTGAGCGTCGCGCTGGGCGTTTTTCTGGCCCGTTCGTATGGAAGCTCGTTTGCGGGCGTTCTGAAGGGCGGCGCCCAGCCGGACTGA
- a CDS encoding MbtH family NRPS accessory protein, translated as MRPLSVRDWDGKDDYQVIVNHEEQYAVWPAGKEKLPTGWKSSGKGGRLLECQEYIEEVWTDMRPLSVRKKLGAEK; from the coding sequence ATGCGTCCACTGAGTGTCCGTGATTGGGATGGCAAGGACGACTACCAGGTGATCGTCAACCACGAGGAGCAGTACGCCGTCTGGCCGGCCGGCAAGGAGAAGCTTCCGACTGGCTGGAAGAGCTCAGGCAAGGGAGGCCGATTGCTGGAGTGTCAGGAGTACATCGAGGAGGTGTGGACGGACATGCGCCCTTTGAGCGTTCGGAAGAAGTTGGGAGCCGAAAAGTAG